The segment AATCCAAATTAAAGCGTTTTCTCATTTGACAGATACGCATAAATTGACAggaacattttgtttctgaGTCGTACACAGGGTATATCAGACCCAACCCTGTGTCCTACATCAAGGTTAGAATACCAGTAAGTTGTTTTTAAGCTGATCAACAGAACAGATATTAATTAcaacaattttaaatatttaaacgaAATGTACCAGTATTTGAGCAAGCTCCATTACAAGTACCCTGCATTCAAAATCCTACTTTGGGTAAAGGTAGGGAAGTATCATCAACTGTACTTAACATAAATATaacaactaaaataaaaacattttgcactTGTCATTAATGATATAAAACTAATAGAGTGAGTGCCTTTTTGAACATCAAATATGCGAGGTTGCATGCAAATAACATTTAGcattaacacacaaacatgcattaaAATGATTGTATTTCTTTAGAATAATATGTGCAATGCAATAGAGCGGTGTTTTACTCCAACTTGGGCCAGAATACAAAGGTCAATAAAGACATAACAATGCACACATTTTCTGTCAATGGGAGAATCACTGCACATGCATTTATTGTGGGTGATAATGGGGGTTGAATGGAACCATCTTACCATCATAATAAGCTCTCGTGTGATGCTCTCTAAAAACAATCATTACAGGCCTTCCTGCAGCACTCCCCTTCCCCCTGTTTATTAATCAGCTAATTACACATTGACAGTAATGGCCCTGCTGATTCCCACACTTAAATGAACAGGGCTGAATGGCTCTTTAATGATTagcctttgtgtttctctctcctgcctgctctccttctctctctctctttcatgctcacggagcacgcacacacgcacacacagaataatttttttacaaaagcaaaaattGGACATTCAAATcagaccaccccccccccggtgagaAGGCTTCCACACAGACGAGTCAAGAAGCTCCTGGCTGACTGAGCTACTAAAAGCCGCTTCGATTAACACAAAATTACTAGAATGGTTACCAATGCATAGTGTGTCAACTTGTGTGGGCGGAGGTGAAGCTCAGCAAATGCCCCCCATGAAAGTTTGGTGGAGTGGTGTCGGCCAGGTGCGGTTGGAGACAGAGGAGATTGGTGGCGATGGTGGGGAGTGTTTGAAGGACGAGAGCAGGGTGCAAAGTGGAGCCGAAGAGGGCGAAATAGTGCGGTGGGCTGCATTTCTGTCAGCAGAAGTGATGGCTGAGTGGTAGCGTTATTTGTCTTGTGCTGCCATACGGCCCTCGCATCAGCCTGGGCATTAATGAGAGGGGGCCGGACCGCCGGGCAGGAACACGGCGGGCGTGCGGCACAGGTGATCTGTCACGCAGCCGTCTTGCTTGGGCAAGGAGACACATGAAGACGGAGGGGAGAGCAGAGTGGACAGGGTTGACCGAGGTCGGCCTCTACATGAGGACCCACATGAAGAGATAAGGAGCCGACTGTCCAGCGGGGTCCATCAGGCGGACTCCAGATCCTCCTTAGCTATTCTAACGCTACTCAAAATGTGAATAATTTCGAGTTTCGGTTTATTAACATGATTGTAGGGATAAAGATGAAGGGCATTATGGGAGGCAGCAGGGGAGGAGTAAAATTAATTAGTCTTTCTGCGAGCCCAGCCAAGGCTATTAAAATCCATCAGGATCTTTACGCTAACTGATGAATTTTTACCTCAAGAATGACTCCCAGATTGTGTCCAGAATGGATTCATTTTCTGAATCCTTGGCCAACGTGATGAGACATAAAAGTTCaatctgtatttttaaataacacacaaaaacatataACAGAGCTCCAGATCCGGTAGGGACCTTTTTGGATTGAGTTGGATTGTTGGGTAGTGTGAAAAGTAGAAAATGGCCAATTTAAGGCTGAGAAATGGAGCGGTCATCTAATCCAAAGAGATACCTCGCCTTGATAAGTTGTTGGTATGTTTTTTTCTCAGCACCAGCTTCAACACTGGCGCAGAAGTGTTAAAAGGATAAAGGAAGAAGACAAAGCAACAGCTGGGTACCGCCTCAGTAATTCCCAACGGAGCCCTGGGAGACACCTCCAGCCACACACCATTTTCACTCCTGATTACAGCGTTTCAAATcaaacactgacacacacaacaATCCGACTTCCTCTGTGAGCTGCAGCATTCTTCCGTGCTAAATGCAATAAACAAACTTTCCATGACAACAAGATGTTACCAGAAAATATCATCATTGAATTTGATTTTGCGCCCGTACATGTTTGTGCcacagtaacaacaacaaacctgCAGATTTGTACACGGGGAGCGCGAAAGCTTGTCAGAGGGAATGTGCGTCTCCCGGCGGTGGTGAGATTACTGAGCAGAGACATGGTGCAGCCTGCTGCCAAGGTAAAGATTTATACAGAGCAgtggcagcagcagaaactgacATTGGGCGACATGGGATGCATGATAAATCATGGTGGACAGGGGGCACTAGACTCAAGAGCAGGAAAGCACAATGAgtagggctgggggggggggggggggggggtgccaatCAGGGCCTCTCCTTCTCAGCAATTGAGGAAAAACATCCTCTTTAAGTGACTCTCTCTAAATGCTCACAATGACATACGACTGCCTGCTTTTAGGGAGTGCTGCTGCACAGATGTCAGCGATCATTGATACCCCTCATGGGGAAACGAAAGGAATGAGTTGACCACGCTTGCTGGATGAtttttccatatttatttatgccatttacactttttacaATCCTTTAACTGTCCGGATACTGAGCAATGCCTCCCGTTCCGTATGTTGAATATGAGGGGTCCTTAAGGGCCATGGGTgaatcctttcttttttttttttatgggaagTCGGAGAACGCCGGAGAGGTGAAGGACAGAGTCGCTGGCCGTTCCATCACTCAATGCAATAAATGGATGCAATCTGTATCCTAGCAAAGCATTGGCTGCTTTTAAATTCCACCTCTTTTATCCAAATGAATGATGGGCCCTGGTACAGTTCACTGTGTGGCAATATTAATATACATCAGAAGCCTGCACCCCTCACTAAATCAGGGAGTCACCCACATTTGTTATTTAAatgacaaacagcagctgcaagAGTGGAGCATGGAGAAAGGACCCAGAAGAGAAGGTGGGCAAAGCAATTCAGATTTCAATCCGGCAAAGACGCGACTCTAATGAAAAAAGGCATGTCCACTGGTTTGAACAGACGTAgcggctgctgcccccccccccccccccccccacagggtgAACCCCATATCACACCTCTCCTCTTTGCTTAAACAGAAAGCACCACATTTAACCATTCCATTTTCTTCCACACCAACAGATGTTTAACGTTTTGTCATTTTAGTGGATTCATCAGACCTAGAGCTGCAAAATTGTTGATTAAAACCAAACCTGGCatcacggtggcgcagtggatagcacTGTTACCTCATAGCACAAAGTTTAAGGGTTCGATTCCtctctgtgcggagtttgtttgtctgtgcggGTTCATTCCAGgttctccaaaaaacatgcagcttaggtgaactcAGCTTAGGTCTCCCATGAGACCCTGTGAttagctggcgtctcatccagggtgccACGCctcacccgtagtcagctgggatcgaCTCCAGTAACACTGATTGTCTCATCTTCCAAGacaggaatgaatgaatccaaATGTCCACAATCTGGGCATGCAGACTTTACCTGATGTTGTGACGGAAACGTCTCCTGgttccctcctcttccctggGCCTCCTGTGCAGACCAGTCCTGGAGTACAGCTAGTCTGACTGcaggagacacagacagagggtGCAATCATTACTCTTCATTATGATCATGCAGCTCTCGCCCACCCTTTACATCAACCTGGAGAAATGCAATCATTTCACAAAAGCCAATAAAACCAAGCAGCAATTTTGCTTTGCAAACACTGCAGCTTACATTTGGTGGCACAGCGCATATTTTGCAACATGACTTCACAGATGTAAAGTTAAGATCAATGGCCATTCCATCCCTCGGGGCGGGAGCAGCCGATGTGGGGGTGCGTTGTGGATGTTTGAGCATGGGAGAAGGAGGGGAAGTGAGCACATGAAGGAGCTTCAGGAAGACATGATGAATTCCTACCCGATTATATTACAACAGAAGTTCCCTCAGAACGAAGCTGCTTGTTATCATCTTGGGCTGCAGGCTGCAAGAGGCTCAGGACTCTAACGAGCACACGCTACAATAAGGCACATGCAGCCTTTTTAACAGGCAGCATGTTCCATGACCTCGGCGCCCATAAATCACATGAAGGGTGTGCAGGGTTGGGGTGTCGAGAGCTGGGCAGGGCCTGCTCTGAGCAAAGTCTCTATGTTGTATAATCAatagatataaaaataaatggccTGACCGTTATTCTCTCCCTGCTAACCCTCTCTAATAAAATGCCAGTAATGCATATTTCATTTACTTTTATACGTATTGATTACCTGTACTCCAGTTAGTAAATCACGCGCCTATCGATCTCTCAATCGTACCTCTGTCGGACGGCATATAACCAGCCATTTGCGCCCCTGATAAAGAGCTCAGGCATCGAACTCCCCACAGTAAATCTTTGCAAACTAACTTTTTAATTCCAAAATCGATCCGCGTTTAAACGTCGCATCATTTCACGAGGCACGCCCGCGGTATGAAAAGTAATCACCTGATGCATTTGGTCTTAATGCGTGGAggtccatccctccatctcctccctcaTCAGAGGCCCAAGGGCCCCTGTCCCTATCGGGAGGCGAGGGTTCTCCCCTGCTGCTGAGCGCTGAGAGGCAGAGCTGCTCCGGAGTCAACGGAGACACTCAGCACAACGCTAATCAAACATGAGAATGCTATCAGCTGGATCATTAGCCAAGGCAAAACACCAGCGTTCATCTCAGAGCAGGAGCCAGAGGCTTTATAAGCATGTTGTGCGGCTTCTTGTAAAACTGAATGAAGTTGCACtgcttttattatttaacatCTGTCACTTCGTCAGGTTTAACAGCAGGGCAGATGTTGGCCAGTTGGTTCATCCCTAAATCTACAGTCAGAAACTGATTAGTAAACAAATATTGATTTAGAGACAATGAGGAATGAAAAGCAAGTGGCATGTAACGACAACCGACAGTAACAGCTAAATTTTGTCAAAGGCGCAAGGACGTCGAGGAAAGGCGTCTCCAGAACAGCTTCTCCAGGTCATGAGAGGCGCTTTTAAATGCACAGCGCTGACATGGGGTCAATTGTAATTTTGGTGCACACATACCAAAAGCAAATatatcaattaaaaataataaatcaaaagaGTAGTGAGGAGCTGCGTTTAAAAAATGGCCATCTATTTTCATTAGCGTACACGGCGCTTCAGGTGAGCGCAGGATCTCAAGATTAATAGAGGTATTCAAATGAATCAGAAAGGATTAGGTTCCCCAGGGACCATAATCGATAGCtccaaatcaataatcaataggCCACTCACACCAATATACTAACTGCTGACACTGAGATCgcacaattaaaaagaaaactgggAAGGGAGTGGCGTAAGACTATGATTTATCTCCCAGCGCAAGTgtcatttagaaataaataagtCAAGAGATAAAAGCCGCTCCTGCCCGGCTCAGCTGGGAGGCGGTTACGCATTCTAACGTGGCCGGGAGCCCCGCGCATTACAGCCAAATCCCACAAAGCACTGCGCCTATAGACACGCCAATACAAGGATAAACAGCGTGCAGCCTCACACAGCCGATATCACTTAGCATCAGATCTCTGATTGTTGGCGTCAAATCGTGGCAAACAGGAGATGACAGCTTTTATAAATACAGTATCATTTCAACCCGGCTGCTCTGCAAGATTAATGCCTTACGCTCCGGCCGCAGGGAAAACACTTTACGGCTCAAGGGTgtttggagagaaagaaaaaggaatcgATCACgtgtgtgaaatgaatgaaaatatagCAACGGGAACGAAAGAGTGGACATTGAAAAGTTTGTTTAGGTGCAGGAATGAGCAGTAAAGAAGATTTGTAAAGTCAAACGCGGGAGCCGCcgttgtctgttgttgtttgtttgcatctgaatgtttgttttaaggGACGCAAAtgggtgtggatgtgtgtgtgagtggggtCGGGTGACACAGCATAGCCGTCTCGCCGGAGAGGATTTGAGCAGCTTGGGGAAATAGATTCAGCTTGTGCCGTCCGACGGGACACATCAGAAGCCCCTCTCGTCaacctccccctctccctcgtTCATTTGGGAGTATGATTTATACTTTTTGAAGTGAAGGGTCTTGAATCCTACTATAAAGGAATTAAGAGGTCTCCCCTGAGTCCGCCATTCAAATGAGAGCATGGCAGGGATATGAGGGCTTTTTAATAGAGAGAAATTAGTATTCACAATGCCTCAAACTGGAATCTGAAAGAACCTTTCAGGTGGAGAAGAAAGGGGCCAGTTTAGAAAAGAAAGCCCTAAGAAGTCGGGGGGCTTTTCATAGCAGTCGTGTTTTTGCCCGTCATCAAGGAGCGCTGGAGCGCTCTGTGAAATAAcccaagagagagggaggaaaaagagtGCATGTGTGAAACAAAATTAAGAATGCACCATAAATACACAGAATGGAAACAATACAACGAGGAGTCCCACAGTCTCAGGGCCAAGGGGCAAAGCGGCTCCTCAACAGTTCCCCAGCAGATCCAACAGTTCCAGCAATGACTGGGAGCGATGGGATGCTTTGACAAACATCTTTAggataaagcttttttttgtgctgtcCCAGAAATGGCAGGATTTGAATCTGCATTGCAACTATGTCAACACGTACTGTTTCACTATTTGGGAACGCTGACCTTGAAAACTATTGTAATGAAGCGTTCCTGCTCACTTAGAGTGAGTCTTTCACATCTACAGTCCGGTTTGCGTTTGTGTTCCTACGGTATCAATGGGGCCAAacgaaaagggaaaaaaattataATCGAGACAAagatgctttattattattccaaatATCAGTGCTACATTATGTATTCAGTAAAGATGTAATCCTCCTCTGATTTGTAACATGAAGTACGAAAATGAATTGAAATCGGTCATTCATAAAGCAGGGGCTATAACGGCCCCTGTATAGCTAATcaaatgcgcacacacacacacactttttacaGCGTGATCACATGTTGATGGTGATGACTACCTGTTtctgcagacagaggaggaacatCTGAGATGGGAGCTCTCGGACGCCAGACACACTGGTAGCGGGCACAATGAGTTCcacttgaaaaataaaagttacatGTTACCGTTTCACCACTGAGATCTGAGCAGAGCGGCATCAAACAGAGGAAACCTGAGCTGTAGCATACCTGGCCTCGGTCTCGCTTTCCAACAGCCGGCAGCCAGAAGCTAAGAGGAGATAATCAGGATGTAGTTACAGATGACAAGGCTGGCTGgatatctttttgttttttggttagCAAAATACTTCAAAAAGGGACCATTAAATCACGTCGATGAAACCGTCTCTTGCTGAAGGTTTTACTGTCACGTTAAACAACATGTCTTACTCTCTCTGGCAAAGATCGTGGGAGAAGTGTCTCAGTCGTTCAACAAACATTGGTATGTGGTGTCCCTGTGGAACATAAATGAAGATCAGGAGTCAGAAACAAGGACCCTTTAATTTGACTGATTCCTCCTGGGGCGGAAGAGGCTGGTTTGCCTTCACCTTCCTGGGAAGCCTCCTTCTATCCTTTCGGATGCAACAGGCAGCAGAGCCCGGCACTTGTTTCAGACGTGAACGATACTGGTACCCTGCAACGGTGCAAataataagatttattttcctctcttGCAAACATGGCAGGTGTCAACAGAAATGCGTGCCTGgagcagacaccatctctaccTCTGTGAGAGGGCCGTGCCGGTTGCAGGAAGGTGGGTGGCGGATGTTTGCCCTCCAGGGAAAGCTGTTTGTCAGAGTCCCAGTCAGGCAGCAGGCTGGCCACGCCCGTTCCAACTCCGCAGTCCCCGTCGAAGAACCAGTCACTCTGCTCATCGTCGCCTGCACACAGGGAAACAGCACAAGTCATTCTAAATCTTCCAATAACATCACAGGTGCTGGCTTTTGAACTTTCAACCATCTGGATggtcttttttcttcctgtggAGGACATGAAAAGATCTGTGATTTCCAACAACTATTTAACACTTTGAATCAGTGCATCTCAGATTTGCCTTTCATACCGACGCTACAACATGAGGTCAGAGTAGAGGTCAGATATCATCCACCATTGTTGGCAGTTGAGATCCGCCAATAAGCATTAATTGGTCAACCTATTACAGTCAAATGGGTCAGCTACAGAGCACGTGATGCTATACGAGCACTTTGAAAAAAATCTcattaacacgcacacacgattATTTTACTCGTATGGTTTGGTAGAAGCTGAGCCGCTGTATTTTTGGTGGTCCGATCAACTTCGACTGATCCCTGCATGCATCAATAATGTCTCCTTTGACTACACACTACAGGCGACCAGAGAACACCCCGACAGCAGGCTCTCCTCAGACCTGTCAGTCAGCGACGACCACGCAGGAACCATGCCTCTCACAGTCAAGGTGTAGTGACAACTGTTAAATCAGGGGCCGCCTGGCCCCACCACAGCTAATGAGATTAGCAAAGGCTTCAGCGCTCATTAACACGACATGACAACATCTTATTAGAGTCGCCTGGGCGCCCAGCAACCAGCCCATTGTATCGAAACCTCCCTCTCTGGCCTCAGCATTCCCTCAGAGTCGGGCAGGTTATTATCCAAATCTGACAGCTCCTCGCGTGTCTTTGCACGATCAGGAGTGCTTCAGCTGTTCGTAGTCACAATTACAGGAGCTGCATTCAAAGGTTCCCCCCATATGCTGCTGTTCTTATTTCCATACCTTGTCTCCCCTCATCATTGGTGAAGAGGCCGGGGTCactgctgcaggtgctgctggtttccctgcatgaatgaaagaacAGCAGATGTGAACGACCACTGCTGACCCGCTTCTTTAAGAACAATCACATTGATTTGTCATCTCAAAACCTTATGGGTTCTTCGGGTCACCCAAAGTTATAGAATCTGAAAAGTGGACAATGtgcatcaaataaatgtacatgGCCTTGTAATGTCAATATTTAACCTGTTGCGTTCAATAAGCAAAATAATGAAGAAGTACGGAGCTGGAGGTCAACGTAAATGGAAATGACACAGAAAGACAGCGTGCTCTGCTCTCCGGAGCAAACACAAAGGCACGGGGAGGAGCTCTGACCGAAGCCTCTGAGTGACATGCACAATCTAATTGAATATCCTCCGCTGTCAGCTCCAATCTAATCTGGCCTGCGTTGTGCAGGATGACAGGAGAGCGAAACACGTTCCCCTGCCCGCCCCTCCCTCTGGATGCCCCCCCACTCACAGAGGGACCCACAGACGATCCGCCTCCACAGAGCGACTGGCCAACATCTGCTGCGTGGGCTGCCGCTGACTGCCCATTGGAGCTccgctgtaacccccccccagggcaaCCCTTGTTACCCTGCCTCCACACCCTCTGTGCCCACCTGTGCTACCCCACAGCACCCTGGGTGGTCGCTGCCCTTTTCACACCTCAACCACCTTGAACTGGGACCTTCAGATACTTCaaggtcatggggggggggggggggtgtaaaaaaacaaaatacaaaacccGGTCACATTGCCATCTTTTATCAAGTTCATCTATTTATAAGCCAGTCCCACCCATCAGCTCTCTCCGGATACTGATCCCTAAGACCTCTGCGCTCTGGCATTCCACCTCTGGACACATCTGGAGTACACAATGCTCCAACATGAGCAGAGGACACAGTCATAGTAATTTCTATGACTATCACTACTCCACATTTTTTTCCAAGAGTACGGTGTAAAAGAAAGTTGAACCTTTGTTCCTAGGCGGATTTTGTGCAACACTTAAAAAAGAGTCACATCTATAGACAATTAATTAGAGACAGCCATTAAGTATTTATCGGTATTAAACCTGTAATGTGATGTCGCTTGAAGCTGCACAGGGCCGATGAGAGGCTGCTCCCATTAAGTACCGTCTAATTAATGGCATAAATAATTGAGGCCCTCATTTTTCTTGGGACCAAAAGAAACACCCACGCTTTCTTAAGCAGTGACCTTTGCCGGGGAAAGTTGACATTTAAGAAAAACTTTGACTCGCACACATaatagcgccccccccccccccagtcagaaATAAGATAGTCCTTTGTAGATTAGGTGCtataaaaataagtaaatgttaattacatttaaaaaaaataccagaTGCCAATGGCAAAACAAAGGCAAGGGCAATACTGCATTCCAGTATTAAAGAGCTGAACTCATGGTGGTATTGTCTTTGTGAGCCAAGGAGGTGGAGCAAAACACAGTATCCAGATGAGCACTAATCATTAGAATATAATCCACAGCTCCTGGGAGAAGCAGACCAGTTTGCACAGAGATTACAGGCTAGCCGGCATTTATTGAGCCTGGGCTTATTCTGCAGGGGGGAATAAAGAAAAGGCAGACGAAGGGGGGGGCAAAGTGCTGATAACAATGGATCTGTGGGCTCTTCAAACAAGCTGCCTCAACCCAAATCCATGCCCTCTTGCATGGGTGTCTGATTATAAGGTTATCCCACCATCCCTGAGCTGCAGTAATTGGATTAGTCTCAGAGATTTGTGAAAATTAACTTCAGCAAATGCTGCGCCGCTTCCCTGCAAAACTCCTCGTGGAGTTTTCAAAATATGAATTGAAACACAATGAAGCCTGTGTCTCAGAAAATCCATACGCAATGGCCTCTGGTGGAAGGGTCAGCGTTAGCGTCAGCGTTAGCGTCAGCGTCACCAGTAGCAGCGCGTATAGCTGGAGACGGAGGCCGGGGCCCGGGACGGCGTCTACCCACAGGTGAGGCCTGCTTGCTGGGCCAGACTGGGATCCAGGTGGCCTCACTGCCAGCAGGCTGGGCTACGTCTAATCAAGGATGTGGAGCCCAACTGAGCATCTGGTCCCCTTGCACTTGGGTGGCTTGAGGCAACCCTCTGCTCAGTATGTACATGAGTGACCTTGAagaaagaccttttttttttttataaataaaaggttaaTGGAATGAATCAAGACTAACAAAATTTGAGttcttcaaaaaaaaatgtaacaatgGCATCCATATCCAACACCAAATGGGCTGCACACACCCGGAGTATAAATATTGCTCTTGTACGATTGTCAACATCACCGCTGCCGTTTGTCGATCCTTTCTCTCTGCCGCGGATTGATCGTTAGATCGTTCAGCCCTCGGTTCTGTGTGGCAGTTCTACCGAGCAGCAATCAACACCGATGGCGTTGTGTAAGTGAGAAATGATTGACAGCGGGCCGTGGCGTTCCCATTTATTTCTTCTCCGGAGCTGTTTTCTGTCAGAACGGCTATTGATTTTTCCATAAAGTAAGAAAACAAGTACCATTTAGGGGCCAGGGAGGTCAGCACAAATTAAACCAGAAGATGTAAAGCCCTCCGTCCGTCCCACCACCCATTTCCTCAAATGTCTTCTTTTCAAAAGGAAGTGCACGGTGAGCATGTCAAGGCATTGAGAACGGAAACCTCTTGGCTAGGTTCCATTTGAGGTAATACTACACTGTCCAACTCTACGTAGTATATACTACATGCTACATTGGTTGCtgaatttaaatattcataaaatatGGTGACCCTTAAATTGCGAAAACTAAATTACATTAAAACAGTTTTTTAATATAATTGTCTGATGATTGAAAGGTAACATATTTGGCTTTTGGCCTGGTGTGGGAAATAAAGACATTCAAAGGTACTAACTTTGGCATGAGGAACTTGGTTTGTTTTGCTCCAACACAACCCCAAACTaagaaattaatttcaaaagaaaataacttttagATAAAGGCAGCTTATTATTGCAAGAATGATCTTTTTTGTGTGATCAATTTAGCCTATAATGTCACCCTCGCTGCTGATGGTGCATCGCAGGACAATGCAGCTTTAATTACCGATCCAAAAACAAGAATTCATTCGCAGCAAATCAATACTGCGCCAAGTCACTTATTTACTTGTGACAATATTTCTCAAAAGGATATAATGAGCTGGCTGATGCCCGGAGGCATAACTATCAAAGATCTCTCCCTGGTGATCATTTCAGATATAGGCGATGAGGATGAAAAGACtcaatcattcatttttaatgtcaaCTCAATACTATAAAGTGAAGGGGTGTGATTGTGATACTTTTTTAGTTTAGTTGAGGACATGCTGAATATTGACAAGTGACTCGAGGAAGACAGGCAGCATAGATCATCTTAAATGTCGCCTTGCTTAATTGCTTCTGTCTGATAGTAGTTATGAGCGTGACTTTTATGTTACGGGTTTAACTGCCTCAGTAAGTTTCCTTTTAAAGGGTAAAAGGGGCTTTTAGAGTTTTGaacttcctcttctctgtggGTTTAATCCTGACTCTTCAAACAATAGCAGGGTTAACGTTTGGCTTGTTGCTGTGCGCTGCACTAAATGCAGGCTTTTAACGAATGGAACTGATTAGTTCTCACCAAAACTAAACCGAAATGAATTTCCATTGGGCTTAGCGCTGAAACAGAATGACTTCAACAATAACTGTATAACTGTACCCCTCAGACATGTTCTCTTCTGCACCGTCTCTGTGGTCCTTGgccatcttcctcttccagcaCTCCTTCCCCATCAGTCTGGCTCCGTCAGTCTGTCTTTCTGCTCCCATCCAACCTCCAGATCCCTTCTTTGATCCTGGAAGGTGCGTCCTGTGTCTCCGTTTCCCATCCACGCCAGAGACCTTTAAATTCTGCTGCAATCTCACCGTGATGTCAGAGGTCATGTGTTTGGCTTTCCTCCGTCTCCTGATAGGTCGCCCTTGATTATTGTTAGTATAGGAGGGAGACTCTGGCCAGGACGGCTGCCTCATGACAGAGCGCCACCGGTAGGTTGAGGCCATATCGTCAGAGTCACTACAGTTGGCCAAGGAGGCACTGAAGGTTGAAGAagggttctctctgtgttcttTAGTCTCGTCCAAGCTCGACTCCGAGGCCTCGATCCAGCATCGTCGATGGTCCAGCTGAAAGAGGGATGATTCTCGATAGCGCTTTCGACCTCTGCGACGACGGATCTGCCGGCGCTGATGCAGAGGGCTTAAGACCATTTCCTCCCACAGCTCCCCCATCTTACTTTGCTCGGAGGCCTGCTCCAGGGCAGACACCATGTCCTGCACCAGCTCGTCCATCATGGTGCTAGAAGGTAAATGCAAAAGAGGCAACAGAATGAACTTGATGAGCACTAAATACTGGCTCTCAGAAAAGAACATCCTGCGTATGAACTTTCTCTCCtctatattttaatataataaattagGGTCTTAAGCATCACAGAATT is part of the Brachionichthys hirsutus isolate HB-005 chromosome 18, CSIRO-AGI_Bhir_v1, whole genome shotgun sequence genome and harbors:
- the LOC137907721 gene encoding G patch domain-containing protein 2-like; translation: MMDELVQDMVSALEQASEQSKMGELWEEMVLSPLHQRRQIRRRRGRKRYRESSLFQLDHRRCWIEASESSLDETKEHRENPSSTFSASLANCSDSDDMASTYRWRSVMRQPSWPESPSYTNNNQGRPIRRRRKAKHMTSDITVRLQQNLKVSGVDGKRRHRTHLPGSKKGSGGWMGAERQTDGARLMGKECWKRKMAKDHRDGAEENMSEGETSSTCSSDPGLFTNDEGRQGDDEQSDWFFDGDCGVGTGVASLLPDWDSDKQLSLEGKHPPPTFLQPARPSHRGYQYRSRLKQVPGSAACCIRKDRRRLPRKGHHIPMFVERLRHFSHDLCQRDFWLPAVGKRDRGQWNSLCPLPVCLASESSHLRCSSSVCRNRSLSQLQQSWKGSRALVWQMVLLVLKGRGMNEPQATPEANTQPTLHVGRASKDI